A window of the Gossypium hirsutum isolate 1008001.06 chromosome A05, Gossypium_hirsutum_v2.1, whole genome shotgun sequence genome harbors these coding sequences:
- the LOC107960626 gene encoding amino acid permease 6, which yields MFVEKIPGDYENGDVNKNLDDDGRVKRTGTWVTASAHIITAVIGSGVLSLAWAVAQLGWVGGPAALVVFSFITYFTSTLLADAYRAPDPVRGQRNYTYMDAVRAYLGGRKVQLCGLAKYMNLTGITIGYTITSSISMVAVKRSNCFHKHGHQAKCETSNYPFMVIFGCIQIVLSQIPNFAKLSWLSIIASVMSFAYSFIGLGLSIAKVAGGEEDVRTTLTGVIVGVDVSGSEKVWRTLQAIGDIAFAYSFSNVLIEIQDTIKWSPVVPENKSMKRATAIGVSTTTIFYLLCGLVGYAAFGNDAPGNFLTGFGFYEPFWLIDFANICIAIHLLGAYQVFAQPLFGFVEGWCSRRWPGNRFFTSEQAVRVPFYGVYYINLFRLVWRTTYVIVTAFVAMLFPFFNNFLGLIGAGSFWPLVVYFPIEIHIAQTKMAKFSFKWMWLKILTWACLIVSLIAAAASVQGLIQSLQAYKPFQLQY from the exons ATGTTCGTCGAGAAAATCCCAGGAGATTATGAGAATGGTGATGTCAACAAGAACTTGGACGATGATGGTCGTGTCAAAAGGACCG GGACTTGGGTAACTGCAAGTGCTCATATTATCACTGCTGTGATCGGGTCAGGAGTGCTATCGCTTGCATGGGCGGTTGCTCAGTTGGGTTGGGTGGGTGGTCCGGCTGCTCTAGTAGTTTTTTCCTTCATCACTTACTTCACTTCTACTCTCCTTGCTGACGCCTATAGGGCTCCTGACCCTGTCCGTGGACAAAGAAACTACACTTACATGGATGCTGTTAGAGCTTACTTGGGAGGAAGAAAAGTCCAGCTTTGTGGATTGGCTAAGTACATGAATCTTACTGGAATAACCATTGGTTACACTATCACTTCATCTATTAGCATGGT GGCGGTGAAAAGGTCGAATTGCTTCCACAAGCATGGGCATCAAGCGAAATGCGAGACATCAAACTACCCATTCATGGTCATCTTCGGCTGCATTCAGATAGTTCTGAGCCAAATCCCCAACTTCGCCAAGCTTTCATGGCTCTCAATCATAGCATCCGTCATGTCTTTCGCTTATTCTTTTATTGGCCTTGGACTCTCAATTGCCAAAGTTGCAG GTGGGGAAGAAGATGTGAGGACAACTTTAACAGGAGTGATAGTAGGGGTGGACGTGTCGGGGTCTGAAAAGGTTTGGAGGACACTCCAAGCTATAGGGGACATTGCCTTTGCCTACTCTTTCTCCAACGTCCTCATCGAGATTCAG gACACAATCAAATGGAGCCCAGTAGTACCAGAGAACAAATCAATGAAGAGAGCAACCGCTATTGGAGTATCAACAActactatattttatttactttgcgGCCTTGTTGGTTATGCAGCCTTCGGAAACGATGCACCCGGGAATTTCCTTACTGGCTTCGGCTTTTACGAACCCTTTTGGTTAATTGACTTTGCCAACATTTGTATTGCCATTCATCTTCTTGGTGCATATCAG GTTTTTGCCCAACCGTTGTTCGGGTTCGTGGAGGGCTGGTGCTCGAGGCGATGGCCGGGTAACAGGTTCTTTACAAGTGAACAGGCTGTAAGAGTTCCATTCTACGGTGTGTATTACATCAACTTGTTCAGGTTGGTTTGGAGGACAACATACGTTATTGTAACGGCATTTGTAGCCATGCTTTTTCCTTTCTTCAATAACTTCTTGGGTCTTATTGGAGCTGGCTCGTTTTGGCCATTAGTAGTCTATTTCCCAATAGAAATACACATTGCACAGACGAAAATGGCTAAGTTCTCGTTCAAATGGATGTGGCTCAAAATACTGACCTGGGCCTGCTTGATTGTTTCACTCATTGCTGCTGCCGCTTCTGTTCAAGGACTGATTCAAAGTCTCCAGGCATACAAGCCCTTTCAGCTTCAATATTGA
- the LOC107957541 gene encoding uncharacterized protein, with translation MHRKKDGTPMTSEAAEIMEKLKDKKAEYEAAASTDSSVNFEDIDNRIINEVLGPERYGRVRFQGSGVNTTQYFGSTSHQYMPSGSQSQAEVQRLKDQIVQIQASIDEQISQLRAEAAVREAEAVAREAEQNRKYNELQLQLQSMMTMFQQFQNPPS, from the exons atgCACAGGAAAAAAGATGGAACTCCGATGACATCTgaggctgcagaaattatg GAGAAACTAAAAGATAAGAAGGCAGAGTATGAAGCGgctgcttcgactgatagttctgttaattttgaggatattgataacagaattattaatgaagttttgggtcctgaaaggtatggtcgggttagatttcaaggatctggtgttaacacgacccaatattttggatccacctcgcaccaatacatgccttctgggagtcaaagtcaagctgaagttcagaggctaAAAGATCAAATAGTTCAGATACAAGCTAGCATAGATGAGCAAATTTctcaacttagagcggaggcagcagTGCGGGAGGCGGAGGCAGTAGCGAGGGAGGCGGAGCAGAACAGAAAATACAATGAACTTCAGTTACAGCTTCAGTCTATGATGACTATGTTCCAGCAATTTCaaaatccgccatcttag